Proteins from a single region of Rhodovibrio salinarum DSM 9154:
- a CDS encoding xanthine dehydrogenase family protein molybdopterin-binding subunit encodes MPDTGAQRVLRKEDNRFLTGRGHYTDDFNRQGQAFGVFVRSEMAHARIKSIDTSQAEQAPGVVAVFTGKDMEADGVGSLPCGWTVTDKHGNPHKAPPHWPLARDRVRYVGDHVAFVVAETDAQARDAAELVEVDYEPLDAVVETGKALNGPQVHDEAPDNLCFDWEIGDKQATDDAFAKADRVSKIELVNNRLIPNAIEPRAAIGEYDPGTDEYTLYSTSQNPHLLRLILCAFVLNLPEHKVRVVAPDVGGGFGSKIYCYAEETVCVWASKKLNGRPIKWLATRTEAFQADAHGRDHITTAEMAMDKDGKFLGMRVDTLANLGAYLSNFATAVPTYLYGTLLAGQYKTPAIHGNVKAVFTNTAPVDAYRGAGRPEATYVVERLVERCARDMNMDPAEIRRRNFVQPDEFPYQTPVALTYDSGQYELALDEALKMIDYPNFAQRRQESERKGKLRGIGFSAYIEACGIAPSQVVGALGAGVGLWESAQVRFNATGSISVFTGSHSHGQGHETTFAQMVADKFGTDYNNVDIVHGDTGRIPMGMGTYGSRSLAVGGSAILRACDKVVEKGKKIAAHMLEASVDDIEFDSGTFRVAGTDKTKSIGEIAFAAYVPHDFPQDVEPGLDETAFYDPANFTYPSGVHIAEIEIDPDTGETEIADWVAVDDFGRVINPMIVEGQVHGGIAQGVGQALLENAVYDPDSGQLVTGSYQDYTMPRADDLPSFRVGMTETPCPHNPVGAKGCGEAGAIAAPAALMNAITDALGTEEIQMPATREKVWRLAQQRLAPAAE; translated from the coding sequence ATGCCGGACACAGGTGCCCAGCGCGTTCTGCGCAAGGAGGACAACCGCTTCCTGACCGGTCGCGGCCACTACACCGACGATTTCAACCGTCAGGGTCAGGCTTTTGGGGTGTTTGTGCGCTCCGAGATGGCGCATGCGCGGATCAAGAGCATCGACACCAGCCAGGCCGAACAGGCGCCGGGCGTGGTCGCGGTCTTTACCGGCAAGGATATGGAGGCCGACGGCGTCGGCTCGCTGCCTTGCGGCTGGACCGTCACCGATAAGCACGGCAATCCGCACAAGGCACCGCCTCACTGGCCGCTGGCGCGCGACAGGGTGCGCTACGTCGGCGACCACGTCGCCTTCGTGGTTGCGGAGACTGATGCCCAGGCGCGCGACGCCGCCGAGCTGGTCGAGGTCGACTACGAGCCGCTGGATGCGGTGGTCGAGACCGGCAAGGCGCTGAACGGCCCACAGGTCCATGACGAGGCGCCGGACAACCTCTGCTTCGATTGGGAGATCGGCGACAAGCAGGCGACCGACGACGCCTTCGCCAAGGCCGACCGCGTCTCAAAGATCGAGTTGGTCAACAACCGCCTGATCCCCAACGCGATCGAGCCGCGCGCGGCGATCGGCGAATACGATCCGGGGACCGACGAGTACACGCTCTACTCGACCAGTCAGAACCCGCATCTGCTGCGGCTGATCCTGTGCGCCTTCGTGCTCAACCTGCCAGAGCACAAGGTGCGCGTGGTCGCGCCGGACGTCGGCGGCGGGTTCGGCTCCAAGATCTACTGCTATGCCGAGGAAACGGTCTGCGTCTGGGCGTCGAAAAAGCTCAACGGCCGGCCGATCAAGTGGCTGGCTACCCGTACCGAAGCCTTCCAGGCCGATGCGCACGGCCGCGACCACATCACCACCGCCGAAATGGCGATGGACAAGGACGGCAAATTCCTGGGCATGCGGGTCGACACGCTGGCCAACCTGGGCGCCTACCTGTCCAACTTCGCCACCGCCGTGCCGACCTACCTCTACGGCACCTTGCTGGCCGGGCAGTACAAGACCCCCGCGATCCACGGCAATGTGAAGGCGGTGTTCACCAATACCGCCCCGGTCGACGCCTACCGCGGTGCCGGTCGTCCGGAAGCGACCTATGTCGTCGAGCGGCTGGTCGAGCGCTGTGCCCGGGACATGAACATGGACCCGGCGGAAATCCGGCGGCGCAACTTCGTCCAGCCGGACGAGTTCCCCTATCAGACGCCGGTCGCCCTGACCTACGACAGCGGCCAGTACGAGCTGGCGCTGGACGAAGCCTTGAAGATGATCGACTACCCGAACTTTGCCCAACGCCGGCAGGAGAGCGAGCGTAAGGGCAAGCTGCGCGGGATCGGCTTCTCCGCCTACATCGAGGCGTGCGGCATCGCGCCCTCGCAGGTGGTCGGCGCGCTCGGCGCTGGGGTTGGCCTATGGGAGAGTGCGCAGGTGCGCTTCAACGCCACCGGCTCGATCTCGGTCTTCACCGGCAGCCACAGCCACGGCCAGGGGCACGAGACGACCTTTGCCCAGATGGTCGCGGACAAGTTCGGTACCGATTACAACAACGTCGATATCGTCCACGGCGACACCGGCCGCATCCCGATGGGCATGGGCACCTACGGCTCGCGCTCGTTGGCGGTCGGCGGTTCGGCGATCCTGCGGGCCTGCGACAAGGTGGTTGAAAAGGGCAAGAAGATCGCCGCGCACATGCTGGAGGCGTCGGTCGACGACATCGAGTTCGACAGTGGCACTTTCCGCGTCGCTGGCACGGATAAGACCAAGTCGATCGGTGAGATCGCCTTCGCCGCCTACGTCCCGCACGACTTCCCGCAAGACGTGGAGCCGGGGCTGGACGAGACAGCCTTCTACGATCCCGCAAACTTTACCTACCCATCTGGCGTGCACATCGCCGAGATCGAAATCGATCCGGATACTGGCGAGACCGAGATCGCGGACTGGGTTGCCGTCGACGATTTCGGCCGGGTGATCAATCCGATGATCGTGGAAGGACAGGTGCACGGCGGCATCGCCCAGGGGGTCGGTCAGGCGCTGTTGGAGAATGCGGTCTATGACCCCGACAGTGGGCAGCTCGTGACCGGTTCCTACCAGGACTACACCATGCCGCGCGCGGACGACCTGCCCTCTTTCCGGGTCGGCATGACTGAAACCCCCTGCCCGCACAATCCGGTCGGTGCCAAGGGCTGCGGCGAGGCCGGCGCGATCGCCGCGCC
- a CDS encoding (2Fe-2S)-binding protein: MPTVTMTVNGQQVSREVDPRTLLVDFLRNELHLTGTHVGCDTSQCGACVVHVDGTSQKACTMLAMQADGCEITTIEGLAKNGELHPMQAAFKEHHGLQCGFCTPGMVMSAVDLVQRNPDPNEHEVREWLEGNICRCTGYHNIVKAIQHAAKDMRG; encoded by the coding sequence ATGCCCACCGTGACGATGACGGTGAACGGGCAGCAGGTCAGCCGAGAGGTCGACCCGCGCACACTGCTCGTGGATTTCCTGCGCAATGAATTGCATCTGACCGGCACGCACGTCGGCTGCGATACCAGTCAGTGCGGCGCTTGCGTCGTGCACGTCGACGGCACGTCGCAGAAGGCCTGCACCATGCTCGCGATGCAGGCCGATGGCTGTGAGATCACGACGATCGAAGGCCTGGCCAAGAACGGCGAGCTTCACCCCATGCAAGCCGCGTTCAAGGAACATCACGGACTGCAGTGCGGCTTTTGCACCCCCGGCATGGTGATGAGCGCGGTCGATCTGGTGCAGCGCAACCCCGATCCGAACGAACACGAGGTTCGGGAGTGGCTCGAGGGCAACATCTGCCGCTGCACGGGCTATCACAACATCGTCAAGGCGATTCAGCATGCCGCTAAGGACATGAGGGGGTGA